One segment of Podospora pseudopauciseta strain CBS 411.78 chromosome 5 map unlocalized CBS411.78m_5.2, whole genome shotgun sequence DNA contains the following:
- a CDS encoding uncharacterized protein (EggNog:ENOG503Q5Z7): MYNPSYDPMLSRPLTPDESFHFFKLNPNLALFIPVPECTCCLFFQFYQCGCPDNQSHNGIGLFRELLRFRNPTQFACLYRCPIHFLPQAAQTILHNRGFRHRNDPLPVAQAPVELPFPCYKHQEECSYRISKKAAMNIRPSLGHSNKINKLKRKHKAKREVDWAKIHRKALRAFVYEHTPLQAFNKPKVIHPADQAFIGAWDKIVRPPVHVKLESEDWFLDEQKTDLDNDDTANGSKVADIFYPDIGPLGRCKYEAGATVLDEMMITAISQNQWRRRGYPWELVHRDQNMGEMVWSMD; encoded by the coding sequence ATGTACAACCCATCATACGACCCAATGCTCAGCCGCCCACTCACACCTGACGAAAGCTTCCACTTTTTCaaactcaaccccaacctcgccctcttcaTCCCAGTCCCCGAGTGCACCTGctgcctcttcttccagtTCTACCAGTGCGGATGCCCCGACAACCAGTCTCACAACGGCATCGGCCTCTTCCGCGAGCTTCTTCGCTTCCGTAACCCAACTCAGTTTGCTTGCCTGTACAGATGCCCCATCCATTTTCTCCCCCAGGCTGCGCAGACAATCCTCCACAACCGCGGCTTCCGCCACAGGAACGACCCCCTGCCCGTCGCTCAAGCCCCCGTCGAACTCCCGTTTCCGTGCTACAAGCACCAAGAAGAATGCTCATACAGAATCTCAAAGAAGGCAGCCATGAATATCCGGCCGTCCCTGGGACATTCGAACAAGATTAACAAGCTCAAGCGGAAGCACAAAGCAAAGAGGGAGGTTGATTGGGCCAAGATACACAGAAAGGCGCTGAGGGCGTTTGTGTATGAACACACGCCCCTTCAGGCGTTCAACAAGCCCAAGGTCATCCACCCTGCCGACCAGGCATTCATTGGAGCATGGGATAAAATTGTACGGCCACCTGTCCATGTCAAGCTTGAGAGTGAGGACTGGTTCCTTGATGAGCAAAAGACTGATTTGGACAATGACGACACCGCGAACGGGAGCAAGGTGGCGGATATATTCTACCCCGATATTGGTCCGCTTGGGAGGTGCAAGTATGAGGCTGGCGCGACGGTGCTGGATGAGATGATGATTACTGCGATATCGCAGAAccagtggaggaggagggggtatCCGTGGGAGCTTGTGCATAGGGATCAGAAcatgggggagatggtgtggAGTATGGATTGA